A stretch of DNA from Bacteroidales bacterium:
TAACCGGGTATTATAAGTTGTCCGTCTTTATTAAAATAAGTGTAATAAAAATCATTTTTTATTATTTCTTCAGTTTTCATAAGCGATACGCTAAACCACGATTCAAGCGTTTTTACAAATTCGCCGTTCACTCTCATATCAATTCCTGTTGCATATCCTTTGGAATTATTGTTTGCATAATAACGCAGCCGGACATTGTCAATCTGATAGGGAACAAGGTTTGAAAGTGTTTTATAATATATTTCGGTAACATATTTAAAAGGTCGGTTCCATGCCGTAAAGTACCAGTCGCTGCCAAGAAGGAATTGCACGGACTTCTGGGCTTTGAGATTTTTATTTACATTTCCATAAAAGTCGCGCATTTCCCTGTAAAATGGAGGTTGATAATAATAACCGGCAGAAGCCCTGAATCGTATGTCTTGTTTCCAGTTCGGTTTATATGCTATTATTCCTCTAGGAGTTAGAATTGCCTGTTTGTTAAAATCCCAGTATGATGAACGTATTCCGATATTAAAATCAATTATATTGCTGTCGCTGTTTATTTCCCAGTTTTTCTGAATGTATGAAGAAATACGGTTTGATGAAATATTTGTTTTTGTTTTAACTACATCCTGTAATTCTAAGGCGTATTTCGGTTGCATATCAGGATTTATATAGCCAACTGAATCGGAAGAGTGTGGAAGAGTATAATCAGCAGAGTCGAGCATATTCCATTCGCAAAGTTCGTCCTGAATAATTTCTCTCTGATATTTTATTCCCCATTGTAATGTATTTTGATTTATTGTTAAAATTCCTATGTGTTCGACGTTATAAACCAATGCCTGCAGGTAATTTCTTGCGTGATTAAGGTATGTTCCTGAGCCAAGATTAAAAGCGACATCGCCGAATCCTTTTTTACCCATATCTGTTTCGAGTTCGTCGAGCCAGTATTGTCCCTGAATGTCGAAGGTTTCGTTTTCATAAGTTTTAAAAGCAGAGGTAATAAATTTTAGTTTCAGATTATTGTTTACGTTGTAATTTGCAGAAATTGCACCGAGGTAAGTTTCGAACTTGTCAACTTCCTGACCGTCGAAAAATATTGTCAGCCGCAGTGCCTGATTTACAGTTCCGAAATTAGTTTGTCTTGTTTGTGGAATAAATCTGTATTTGTTAAGCGAAGCATTTCCAAGAAAGCTCAAATCCCATTTTTTTGATAAATTATAGGTCATGAAAGTCTGAACATCGGTAAATGAAGGGCGGTAATCTCCTTTTGTTTCCATACTGTTCAGAAGATATTGATTTGATTTCTGACGAACACCGAGCAAATAAGTGAATCTTTTGGTTGGTGCATCTTCGATGTGGAATGAGCCGCCGAGCAAGCTTGCAGAAGCAGAGCCGGCGAAATTTATCGGTTTTTTATATTTTATATCCAACACCGATGACATCTTGTCGCCATACTTTGCTTCAAATCCTCCGGCAGAAAATAAAACCGATGACACGAGGTCGGAATTCACAAAGCTCAGTCCTTCCTGTTGTCCTGAGCGGATAAGAAAAGGTCGGTAAATTTCAATGTCATTAACATAAACCAGATTTTCATCAAAATTTCCGCCACGAACAGAATACTGCGAACTTAAATCGTTGCTCGAATGTACGCCGGGCAGTGTTTTTAAAACTGCCTCTATTCCGCCGGTTGCACTTGGAATTTTATTGATTTCTTTAGGATTTATTTTTTGCAGATTTTCAACCGAATAATCTTTCTTGTCGGTAACTACTATTGGGTTTAGTGTTTGCGATGATTCACTCAAAGTTCTGTTAAGAAGATGATTTTCTCCTGCTTGTAATTTTAATTTAATTGTGTCGGTTTTGAAACTTATGTGGGTTAAAAATATTGTGATTGGAATATTGGCAGGAACATCAAGTCGGAATTTTCCCTGTGCATCGGTAACTGTTCCGCCCGGTATTCCAAGAACAGAAATATTAACAGAAATAAGAGGTTTATTTTTTGTAGAAATTATCTGTCCATAAACAGTTGCTTTTTCCTGACTGTAAGAACAGAAAAAAACAAGAGTCAAAACAAATAAAAATGTTAATTTTAAAAATCTCATTTGCTCGCAAAAATAGAGAAGAAAAAGCAATTAATAAACTTAATTATTGATAAAATATTGTTTTTAATGAGTGACTACTCTGTGAACCTCTGTGTAACAATAAAACAAAAAATTACACAGAGAGCCACAGAGAATGCATAGAGTTACACGGAGCACTTAGACACCCTTTTTGTCTGTTCTTGAAAAGAAATAAAACATATCAATAAGCGAACATCGGAAATTTTTCCATCATCACTTTCACTTCAAACTTCACATCTCCGATTAATTTTTCATTATCAATATCAGAAAGGACTCTGTCAACAAGATTAACAACTTTCAGAACATCATTTTCTTTCAGTCCTCTTGTTGTGATAGCAGGAGTTCCTACTCTTATTCCCGAAGTGAGGAAAGGGGAGCGGCTGTCGAAAGGAACCATATTTTTGTTTATTGTGATTTCGGCTTTCACCAAAGTATTTTCTGCAACTTTTCCTGTCATTTCAGGAAATTTTGAACGCAGGTCAATAAGCATGCAATGATTATCAGTACTGCCTGAAATTACCTGATATCCTTTACTCATAAATTCCTTTGCCATAACTTGTGCGTTTTTCATTACCTGAATGCAATATTGTTTATATTCATCGGTAAGAGCTTCGCCGAAAGCAACGGCTTTAGCAGCTATGACGTGTTCGAGCGGTCCGCCTTGAGTTCCGGGAAATACAGCCGAATCAAGCACTGCCGACATCATCTTGGTTTCTCCTTTTGGTGTTTTTATTCCATAAGGATTTTCAAAATCTTTTCCTATTAATATCAATCCGCCTCTTGGACCGCGTAATGTTTTATGGGTTGTTGAAGTAACAATATGGCAATATTTCAGCGGGTCTTTCAAAAGACCTTTTGCAATAAGACCGGCAGGATGTGAAATATCAGCCATTAAAATTGCTCCGACTTTATCGGCAATGGAACGCATTCTTTCGTAATCCCAATCTCTTGAATATGCCGATGCTCCTGCAAGTATTAATTTCGGTTTTTCTTTTAATGCGATTTGCTCCATCTCATCATAATCAACCGTTCCTGTTTCTTTATTCACATGGTAAGCCACGGGTTTGTATAATATTCCCGATAAATTAACGGGCGAACCGTGAGAAAGATGCCCGCCATGCGACAAATCCAATCCCATAAAAACATCACCGGGTTTTAGACAAGCAAGAAAAACAGCAGCATTTGCCTGTGCACCTGAATGTGGCTGCACGTTTGCCCATTCTGCACCGAATAATGTTTTTACTCTGTCAATTGCCAATTGTTCTGTTTTATCAACAAACTGACAACCTCCGTAATATCTTTTGCCCGGGTAACCTTCGGCATATTTGTTTGTCATGCAGGAACCCATTGCCTGTAACACCTGTTCGCTGACGAAATTCTCGGAAGCTATTAATTCAATACCGTGAAGCTGACGTTCTTGTTCAGCTTTTATTATTTCAAAAACCTGAGTGTCTCTTTTCATTTTTATGAATTTTTTAGGGTTAAGAAAGGCAAATTTATGAAATAAATTAAATTAAAAAAATCGTATTGTTTTTTGACAATTACGAAAAGGGAAAATAATAGAGAAGTTACTTTAAATTTGTGATTTATTACTTCCTGAGCTTGATTAAAATACGATGTATGAAGCGCGAAATATTATGTTTATAGTTTTTAATTCATTGGTACGAACAATAAATCCCGAAGCTTTAAACTGATTAGAACCCTTCACCTTCATCGCCGCCATTATTGTTTTCATCGGGTTTCTTTTTGGCTTTTTGTTTTAATCCGCCGTTGATTTTATATGTAAAACTTATGTAACCTACGCGGCTTTCGCGTTTTCTGTCCATAATAACATTTAACCCTTCAGTGGTAGTAATATTACTAAATTTTATGGTATTAAAAATATCGCTTACTCTGATTCCAAGAGTTGCCTTGTCTTTCAGGAAATCTTTCTTCAAACCAAAATCTATGGAATACATTTCTTTCATTTCGCCTTGAGGTGTAACCATTGGTCCACGGTAGAATCCTGTAAATTGCACAAAGAATTTTTTTGGCAGATAAAAATTTGAACTGAATTTAGCTGTCCAACTGTAATTGGAATTTGTCATAGTTGTATTTTCAATATCACCATTAATTTTTGTGCGGAAATAACTATAATTAATATTTATTTTCCAGAATTTGAATATCGGTTGGTCAATCACAGCTTCAAGTCCATAAGATGTGCCTGTTGATAAATTAGAAAAAGTCATGTTAATAATATTATTTGTATCCAAAAATATAATTCTCTTTATAACATCATTTATCTGTCGGTAAAAGATATCGGCGCTGAATGTGGTTTTCTTCAATGTAATAAAATAACCGAGTTCGCAGGAGTTGATATATTCGGGCTTTAATCTTGGATTACCATAATTTATGCTGCCGGGATGTGAATAATCAACAAAAGGATTTAACGACCATTCATTGGGACGGTTGATTCTTCTACTGTAACTCAACTGCAAATCCTGAGTTTTGCCGATTTTTCTTGTAATGTGAATGCTGGGGAAAAAACTAAAATAACTACTTTCGAATTTTTCGGAAGTAGTTTTTTGATTTGATTTAATCAAAGCTTCTTCAAGTCGTAAGCCGAACTGATAAGTGAATTTTTTATATTTATTGCCATACATTCCATAAACTGCATGAGTTTGCTGAGCGTAAACAAAATTATTGCTTAATAAAGGGTCATCAACTAACGCATTTAAGGAATAATCATAATTTGATAAATGATAATCGTTATCGTTATTATTAATATTGCTTTGTAATCCTAATTCAAGTTTTGCTGTATCTGCCCACGGATTAAGAAAGTTTATCTGCATTGATGTTTTTTCACCATGAAAATTTGTTTTTGTATCCTGAATGGTAGAATTTCCGACAGTGTTCATATTCAAATCATAGTTCTGTTGAACTATTCCTTCTCCTTCTTTTTCAATTTCAGTTCCGTAATAAAAGTCAGCAGTTAATTCTTTTCCTTTTTTATCATAAGTTTTTTTGTAATTCAGCGTATAGTCAGATGAATGATTTTTTTCATTATTGGGGCTGTTTGTTGTGTAAAAAGTATCAATTCTGTTTTCTCTTACATATCCTTTGTTTTCGGTGTTTTCATAACCGTTTCTGTAGTTTTCGCTGTACATGTATGTCAGAGTAAGTGTATTTTTTGGATTAAAGAAAATATCGGTTCCAAGCTTACCTCCGTTTGAATTCATTTTTCTTCTGTTTTTGGCGCTCTGTTCAATTATGGAGTCTTTATCTGTGTATGTTCTTAATGAATTTCCATAGCCACTGCGAATATCATATCTGTTGTCATAAGAACCGAAAATATTTACTTTTTTTAGGTTGTAATTGAAGTTAAATGAACCGTTATATTTATCGTTTGTTCCTGCCGTAATAGTTGCCATTCCATTTAAACCGATTTCTTTTTTCTTTTTCAATTTAATGTTTATAATTCCCGACATTCCTTCGGGGTTATATTTTGCTGAGGGGTTAGTAATTAGTTCTATGTTTTCAATTGAACTTGCAGGAATTTGCTGAAGCTTGGTGCCATCAATAGATGAAGGTCGTCCGTCAATAAGAATAGTTACATTTGAATTTCCTCTTAAGCTAACATTTCCATCTGCATCAACAGTAACCGAAGGAACATTCTGCAAAACATCAACTGCTGTGCCACCGGTTGAAGTAACTGCTTTTTCAACATTTATTACTTTTTTATCGAGAGCGTATTCCATCAGGGGTTTTTCGCTTGTTATATTCACCTCTTTTAGGTTGCTGTTTGTAATCACGAGGTTTATGTTGCCTAAATTCTTTTCTGGAGTTTTTGGCGTTACAAGGATGTTGGGAATTTTTAAATTCCTGTAACCTATAAAACTGCATAAAATGTAATAGTTTCCGAACGGAACTTTATTTATAACGAAAGCTCCCTTTTCGTTTGTAATCGTACCTGTAACCATTGACGAATCTTTCTTTCTGAAAAGAACTATGTTCGCATATTCTACCGATTGAGAAGAAATGCTGTCATTTATGTTACCTTTAATAACTCCCATTGCTTCGTAATTATTTCCTTGTCCCTGTGTTTTGTTTTTATCACCACCCCCCTGATAATTTTGTGCTTTGACAAAACATGTTAATAGCAGAAATAATATCAGATAAATTATTTTTCGCATTGTTATTCACAATTTAGTTCTTTGTGCTCTTTGTGATTATCTTTTTTTTAACCACAAAGAACACAAAGGTTTTACACAAAGTTCACGGAGTTTAATCCTGCACGTATGGAATTATTACTATTAATTTAATATCTTAATATTTTATTCTATATAAAATTTATTGTTAATTTTTTTCTCGTGGCTCGCAGTTTATAACTTTTAGCTGTGATAGCTGATAGTTTTTGAATAAGTCAAGTATCAATCATCATCATTCGATTCTTTTTGTTTCTTTTCTTCACTTGAATATACCTCCCTAAAAATTCCAGATAGCTTTGTTTTTTGCTGTTCATCGCACATTGCTCTTGTTTTTAAATAACTTTCAATATTGCCTTTTGTGAGCTTAGTAAAAATTGAACCGAATTCTTTTGCAAGCGAATCCAACTTAATGGTATCGGGATTTTGTTGGGATAATTCTTTATAAATCATCATCCGCATTATAGTAACATCATTGTATAAATTTTTTTCTTTTTTTCTGTATTCTTTTTTACTCAGTTTGTATTCATCCATTTGTTTTTGCGAAAAACTCAGTTCTTCCTGAATAAATTTGATAATCCGCGACCTGGGGCTGCCGCAGTTGCTGTGTTTAAATAACCATTTGTGATAACCAATAGTGAATAATGTAGCTAAATTGGTAATGAGCAGAAAAACAATTACCAGTATCAATATCCTTTGTTTGCTTAAAAATCTCATAGTTATAAGGTTTAATTATTTTTTCTATTTTAATAATTATTTTTAATTTTTTCATCGTTAATTACAAAATCGCTTGCAAACTCTCTGATTTCTGTTGCCCTGTCTTTTTTGTAACTTGTATTGGTAAAATAATTTGCATTTTTTGTTCCGAGAATAATGCCGGCTGCCAGTCCCGCTGATATTATCAGAGCAAAAACAAATACATGTGCCAGACGATAATATACGGGTATAATTTCCTGAAGATTGTTGTTTTTAATTTTTTCGTTTATTCTTGTAAACAAAAAAGGATTAACCTTTTCGTTTTTTTCAACATCAATAATATTTATTGTTTCGGCAACTTGTTTGTAAAGTGCAGAACATTCGCTGCATTCGTTTAAATGAAGTTTTATTTGGACTTCGTTTTCCTGCGAAAGTTCTTTTGTTGCAAAGAATATTAAATTATTTTGTACTATTTTGCAATTCATAATTTTATGACTTTATATTTTGACACTTGTTTTTTGTTTTTCTTGCTGAAAATATTTTTGTTTTTCAATATTTACCTTTATAATAATTCAATAATTTTTTCTGAAGATTTATTTTTGCCCTATGAATTAATGATTCCACAGATGAAGTGGAAATATTCATTACTTCAGCAATTTCCTGATACGAAAGCTCATCATATTTGCATAATACAAATGCTGTTTTCTGGTTTCCTGTTAATGTATTCAGGGCATTTTTCAATACAAGTGACAATTCCTTGTTTTCGATTTTGCTCTGGCTTTGCTCTAATGAAGATATTTGACTTTCCTTAAACTCAACCTTTCTGAAATCAAATAAAAGTTCAATTGTTTGAATTATATTTTTTCTTTTTTGCTTTCGGATATAGTTCAGTGATTTGTTAACTGTTATTCTGTATATCCATGTTGAAATTTTTGATTCGTAACGGAATTTTTCAAGTGAATTGTAAACTTCAATAAATATTTCCTGAACTAAATCCTCGGCATCTTCGGTGTTGTGTACAAAACCCATGCAAGTACTGAAAACCTTATCCTTAAAATCATAAAATGCTTTTTCGAAAATAGTTTTCTTGTCGGTAGCTGTGTTTATTTCCTGCATGATTTTTCTGTCGGAGATAAAGTTTTTGCAAAGTTACAATTTAGACAATAATAAAAAATAAAAATCGCATACGGATTTATAATTTTGCGGGTTTTTAGAAGTGAATTTACTGAGGCCGTCCAAAAAGTACTCTGTGCATTCTCTGTGGCTCTCTGTGTAATTTTTTATTCTTGTTACACAGAGGTTCACAGAGAAGTCACGGAGAACCACAGAGAAAAAAATACTAAATTTTTACTTTTTAGACAGCCTCAGCAAATTGTATTATGAGTTTTTATAAGCCGTAAAACTTTTTTATTAAAGATACCACGTGTTCGATTTGTTTTTTTGATAATTCGGGAAACATGGGTAAACTCAGAATTTTTTTGGTATAGCCCGAGGCAACAGGAAAGTCGGAACTTATAAAATTAAAATGTTTATACGCAGGTAGTAATGGGAGTGCAGTAGGGTAATGAATAGCTACCTCAACTTTGTTTTGCAGAAGAAAATTTTTCAATTCGTCTCTTTTTTCTGCTCTGATGCAATAAATATGAAATATATGTTTTGCATTTTCTCTTATTTTCGGAGTTTTTATTTCGGGAATATCCGATAGAAGTTTATTGTAATACAAAGCATTTTTCAAACGGTTATTATTCCATTTATCAATATATTTGAGCTTTACATTGAGAATAGCGGCTTGTATTCCATCCAACCGGCTGTTTATTCCTTCAATCTGATGTTTATGTTTCTCCAATGCACCGTGATTGGCAAACATTCTGCATTTGATTGCAAGTTCATCATCGTTAGTGATTATTGCTCCTGCATCGCCATAAGCGCCTAAATTTTTCCCCGGAAAAAAACTGAATGTTGAAGCAATTCCGAATGTTCCTACTTTTTGTTTGTTGTATTCTGCAAAGTGTGACTGGGCACAGTCCTCAACTAAAAATAAATTATTTTTTTCGCAGATTTTTTTTATTTCATCTATCCGCGCACATTGTCCGTACAAGTGAACAGGCAATATTGCTTTGGTTTTTGAATTTATTTTTTCATTTATTTTTAAAGCGGAAATTGTGAAATAATCTTTTTCAATATCAACAAAAACGGGTTTTGCTCCGGTTTGGCTTATTGTTTCAGATGTGGATATCCAGCTTAATGCTGTTGTTATTACTTCGTCACCTTCGCCAATACCGAGCATTTTTAAGACAATGTATAACGCATCGGTTCCATTGCCAACACCAATGCAATGTTTAACATTGTGTTTTTTTGCAAATTCTTTTTCGAAATCCAGAACATGTTTACCTTTAATAAATGATGAATTTTTGATAACATCATTTATCGTAACATTAATTTCTTTTTTTATTGTCCTATATTGAGTGTGTAAATCAACAAATGGAATGTACATATATTCGAATGTTTGTTTGTTCAGTTGTTCGTTTGTTCAATATTTAAGTGCTGATTTTAATTACTCTTATTAGTTTTGCGGGATTTCCTGCATATATGCCGGGCTTTAAAATATTTTTTGTAACAACAGAACCTGCTCCGATAACAGCATTATCGCATATTGTTACAGGTAAAATTGTTGAATTTGTACCTATTGAAACATTATTTCCGATTTTTGTTGCTTTCCATAATTCTTTATTGCCGCGCGATGGCCCGCCTATTTTTAAAAGGTCATTAATAAACATTACTCCGTGTGCAATAAAGCAATTGTTTCCAATTGTAACAAGTTCGCAGATAAATGTGTGCGATTGTATTTTGGTTTTTGTTCCGATAATAACACCGTTTTGAATCTCGACAAATGGTCCTATAAAAGAATTATCGCCAATTTTACAACCATATAAATTAACCGGTTCAATAACTTTTACATCTTTTCCGAATTCAACATTTATTATGCTTATTGAAGTGATGGCGGGCGTATTTGACATTAAGTAAGTTTTTTTAATTATAAAATTCCCCTGATGCTTTTACGTAGAAGTGCTTTTGAGTATATCTTATCAATAATTTCAACTGTTTTCATTCCTTCAATTCCGCTGGTTGCTATTTTTCCATTATTTGTAAGAACATCAACAATATTTTTATATACCTCACCATGATTTGACATCGAACCCTGATAATCTCCATAGTTATTTGCTCCCATTCCTTCGGATAAATCTTTTATTTCATAATCTTGAATACATTGATATTCTAGTTTATTCAAATATTGACCTCCAACTTTAACAGTTCCTTTTTCGCCGAATACCGTAATAGATCCTTCCATGTTTTTTGAATAACTGTTGATTGAAAAGTTGATTGTACCTATTGCGCCATTGAAAAATTCAATAATTACAGTTCCTGTGTCTTCAAATTCAATTATATCTTTATGAGCAAAGTTACCGGTGAAAGCAGAAACTTCTTTTATATCGCCAATAAGCCAGTAAAGCAAATCAATAAAATGACTGAATTGAGTGTAAAGTACACCGCCGTCAAGTGTTTTTGTTCCTTTCCAGTCGGAGTTTTTATAATAATTTTCGTTTCTGTTCCAGAAACAACTTAGCTGAACGCTGAATATTTTACCAAGTTTGCCTTCGGTAAGTGCTTTTCGCAATGCCACAATCGGCGGATTAAACCTGTTTTGTTTTACAATAAAAAGATGCTTGTGGCTTGCTTCGGCTTCATCAATCATTTCCTTGCAGTCCATAACATTAATTGCCATCGGTTTTTCACAAAGCACATGAAACCCTGCCCGTAGAGATTTTGTCGTATGTTCAGCATGTAACCCGTTTGGTGTACAAATAGATATTACATCAATATCTTTTTCTTTCGACAATAAATCTTCTATTGAAAAATAAACATTTGAGAAATATTTCTTAGCAATGCTTTCTGCACTTTCAGAATTTATATCACAAACTGCTTTTAGAATTCCTGTTTTGCTTATTTCTTCGGCGTGTCTGGTTCCTATTCTGCCACAACCTATCAGTCCGAAATTTATAGTCCTCATTTATGCGCTTCTTATTTTATTTGTGGTAATATTATAAATACACTTTGTGAAATATTTTATATCAGTATAGTAGGGATGTTTCTCTTTTTCCAGCAGATAAGTTCTTTCCGATTCGATATATTCTTTAACATTTTGTTTCAGTAATGCAACGTATGGTGGCAAACATCCGGGCTTATATTTCATTCTTTTTATTTTTATATCGTCAGGAAATTCTTTCATGAAACTTTCACTTAATGGGCGTACGCCTACGATATTCATTTCGCCCCGTAACACATTTATAAGTTGCGGTAATTCATCGAGCCAGTATTTTCTCATGAATTTCCCCCATGATGTAACCCGCATATCATTTGCCAGTTTGCCATTGCTGGAAAATCCATTTTTTTCTTTAATAAAATCCTGCAAATATTCCGAATAAGGATACATTGTTCGGAATTTATAAACATAAACCAACTTCCCGTTTTTTCCTATTCGTTTCATTTTAAAAACCGGGCCGTATGAGGGATTTTCATCGAAGCATGGTTTTTTTACTTTTTTAAACACAAAATACAAGCGGTTTCCGAATATCTTTTCATCTACATAAGAAAAACCACATGCATATAATCTTCCGAATGTTTCGGCTTTTGAAATTACTCGGTTTCTTCCTTGTGTGATGAAGAAATATATTTTCTTTGTAAAAGGGAGTTTCGGAAAAATTCTTTTAAATATAAAATCTAAAAAAACGTATATGTAGTTTAAACCCGGCAAATACTTATTAATAAGTCGTCTTTTCCTTAGTTCCATTGTTTCAACTTTACCGATAAAGAATCCACTTTCGGAAATTTTGTAGTTAACTGCTTCAAGAAATTTATTTATTCTTCTTATATCATTTATTTTTCTTAGATTTACTATGTTTTTATATTTGTTGACTTCAATGTTCTCAATATTAAATTTACTCCTTGTTTTAATGGAGAATGTGGAATTATCATCAAAATTGCAATACTGCGAAATAAAATCAAAAACTTCCTGTCCTGAATTTTCTATTATTAATCTTTTCATAAGTACAAAATATCATTTTGTGGGATGTAAAATTACATCAATTAATTTGATTTTATGCTAAATGGTTTTCATTATAAAAGCATAAAAAAGAAAAAAAAAGTTTATCATTAGTAAAAAATAAATTAATAATATTACTTTTGAGATACTTTAACGTAAGTTTAATTTTAAAGTTATGCAAAAAGATAAAAGACCTTCATGGGATGCCTATTTTATGGAAATAGCCAATACGGTTTCTAAAAGAGCCACATGTGACAGGGGTAGAAGCGGTTGTGTTATTGCTCGGGACAAGCAAATTCTGGTTACCGGCTATGTGGGTTCTCCGATTGGGCTACCTCATTGTGATGACATAGGACATCAAATGAAAAAAATTATACATGAAGATGATAAGATAACTAATCATTGTGTTAGAACTGTTCATGCTGAGCAAAATGCAATATGTCAGGCAGCTAAACTCGGAATAGCTTTACAAGGAGCAACACTTTATTGCAGAATGACTCCTTGCAGAACTTGTGCTATGATGATAATTAATTGCGGTGTAAAACGCGTGGTTTGCGAAAAAAAATACCATGCTGGTGACGAATCGGAACAAATATTAAAAAAAGCTAAAGTTAAACTTGAATATTTTTGTAACGAGGTTTTAAATTATAAAAATCAATAGAGATAAAATTTATTTTAAATGGGAAAAGCTATCCCGTATTCAGATAGCTTTTTTGTTGTCCGACCTGGGATCGAACCAGGACTCTTCAGATCCAAAACCTGACGTGTTGCCAGTTACACCATCGGACAATATTTTTACAAA
This window harbors:
- a CDS encoding carboxypeptidase-like regulatory domain-containing protein, whose product is MTLVFFCSYSQEKATVYGQIISTKNKPLISVNISVLGIPGGTVTDAQGKFRLDVPANIPITIFLTHISFKTDTIKLKLQAGENHLLNRTLSESSQTLNPIVVTDKKDYSVENLQKINPKEINKIPSATGGIEAVLKTLPGVHSSNDLSSQYSVRGGNFDENLVYVNDIEIYRPFLIRSGQQEGLSFVNSDLVSSVLFSAGGFEAKYGDKMSSVLDIKYKKPINFAGSASASLLGGSFHIEDAPTKRFTYLLGVRQKSNQYLLNSMETKGDYRPSFTDVQTFMTYNLSKKWDLSFLGNASLNKYRFIPQTRQTNFGTVNQALRLTIFFDGQEVDKFETYLGAISANYNVNNNLKLKFITSAFKTYENETFDIQGQYWLDELETDMGKKGFGDVAFNLGSGTYLNHARNYLQALVYNVEHIGILTINQNTLQWGIKYQREIIQDELCEWNMLDSADYTLPHSSDSVGYINPDMQPKYALELQDVVKTKTNISSNRISSYIQKNWEINSDSNIIDFNIGIRSSYWDFNKQAILTPRGIIAYKPNWKQDIRFRASAGYYYQPPFYREMRDFYGNVNKNLKAQKSVQFLLGSDWYFTAWNRPFKYVTEIYYKTLSNLVPYQIDNVRLRYYANNNSKGYATGIDMRVNGEFVKTLESWFSVSLMKTEEIIKNDFYYTYFNKDGQLIIPGYTYDTKHVDSIYHKPQYIPRPTDQRVTVSLFFQDYFPKYPSFKMHMTLTYGTALPFGPPGTVKYKDTLRMPDYRRVDIGFSYELKSELRTFSKKNPLKYFKSIWLSVEVFNLLQINNTVSYIWIKDVTNRQYAVPSYLTPRQLNVKLIVDF
- the glyA gene encoding serine hydroxymethyltransferase, producing the protein MKRDTQVFEIIKAEQERQLHGIELIASENFVSEQVLQAMGSCMTNKYAEGYPGKRYYGGCQFVDKTEQLAIDRVKTLFGAEWANVQPHSGAQANAAVFLACLKPGDVFMGLDLSHGGHLSHGSPVNLSGILYKPVAYHVNKETGTVDYDEMEQIALKEKPKLILAGASAYSRDWDYERMRSIADKVGAILMADISHPAGLIAKGLLKDPLKYCHIVTSTTHKTLRGPRGGLILIGKDFENPYGIKTPKGETKMMSAVLDSAVFPGTQGGPLEHVIAAKAVAFGEALTDEYKQYCIQVMKNAQVMAKEFMSKGYQVISGSTDNHCMLIDLRSKFPEMTGKVAENTLVKAEITINKNMVPFDSRSPFLTSGIRVGTPAITTRGLKENDVLKVVNLVDRVLSDIDNEKLIGDVKFEVKVMMEKFPMFAY
- a CDS encoding TonB-dependent receptor, with amino-acid sequence MRKIIYLILFLLLTCFVKAQNYQGGGDKNKTQGQGNNYEAMGVIKGNINDSISSQSVEYANIVLFRKKDSSMVTGTITNEKGAFVINKVPFGNYYILCSFIGYRNLKIPNILVTPKTPEKNLGNINLVITNSNLKEVNITSEKPLMEYALDKKVINVEKAVTSTGGTAVDVLQNVPSVTVDADGNVSLRGNSNVTILIDGRPSSIDGTKLQQIPASSIENIELITNPSAKYNPEGMSGIINIKLKKKKEIGLNGMATITAGTNDKYNGSFNFNYNLKKVNIFGSYDNRYDIRSGYGNSLRTYTDKDSIIEQSAKNRRKMNSNGGKLGTDIFFNPKNTLTLTYMYSENYRNGYENTENKGYVRENRIDTFYTTNSPNNEKNHSSDYTLNYKKTYDKKGKELTADFYYGTEIEKEGEGIVQQNYDLNMNTVGNSTIQDTKTNFHGEKTSMQINFLNPWADTAKLELGLQSNINNNDNDYHLSNYDYSLNALVDDPLLSNNFVYAQQTHAVYGMYGNKYKKFTYQFGLRLEEALIKSNQKTTSEKFESSYFSFFPSIHITRKIGKTQDLQLSYSRRINRPNEWSLNPFVDYSHPGSINYGNPRLKPEYINSCELGYFITLKKTTFSADIFYRQINDVIKRIIFLDTNNIINMTFSNLSTGTSYGLEAVIDQPIFKFWKININYSYFRTKINGDIENTTMTNSNYSWTAKFSSNFYLPKKFFVQFTGFYRGPMVTPQGEMKEMYSIDFGLKKDFLKDKATLGIRVSDIFNTIKFSNITTTEGLNVIMDRKRESRVGYISFTYKINGGLKQKAKKKPDENNNGGDEGEGF
- a CDS encoding RNA polymerase sigma factor — protein: MQEINTATDKKTIFEKAFYDFKDKVFSTCMGFVHNTEDAEDLVQEIFIEVYNSLEKFRYESKISTWIYRITVNKSLNYIRKQKRKNIIQTIELLFDFRKVEFKESQISSLEQSQSKIENKELSLVLKNALNTLTGNQKTAFVLCKYDELSYQEIAEVMNISTSSVESLIHRAKINLQKKLLNYYKGKY
- a CDS encoding DegT/DnrJ/EryC1/StrS family aminotransferase, producing the protein MYIPFVDLHTQYRTIKKEINVTINDVIKNSSFIKGKHVLDFEKEFAKKHNVKHCIGVGNGTDALYIVLKMLGIGEGDEVITTALSWISTSETISQTGAKPVFVDIEKDYFTISALKINEKINSKTKAILPVHLYGQCARIDEIKKICEKNNLFLVEDCAQSHFAEYNKQKVGTFGIASTFSFFPGKNLGAYGDAGAIITNDDELAIKCRMFANHGALEKHKHQIEGINSRLDGIQAAILNVKLKYIDKWNNNRLKNALYYNKLLSDIPEIKTPKIRENAKHIFHIYCIRAEKRDELKNFLLQNKVEVAIHYPTALPLLPAYKHFNFISSDFPVASGYTKKILSLPMFPELSKKQIEHVVSLIKKFYGL
- a CDS encoding acyltransferase; the protein is MSNTPAITSISIINVEFGKDVKVIEPVNLYGCKIGDNSFIGPFVEIQNGVIIGTKTKIQSHTFICELVTIGNNCFIAHGVMFINDLLKIGGPSRGNKELWKATKIGNNVSIGTNSTILPVTICDNAVIGAGSVVTKNILKPGIYAGNPAKLIRVIKIST